Proteins encoded within one genomic window of Gemmatimonas sp.:
- a CDS encoding cupin domain-containing protein, producing the protein MTQDERLRPHSHERLAVNVQRFDFAAAAAQLRAEAHASVSGHRQVALIRRGPLTVILFAFEADGFIKEHSTDGEVTIQVLGGRLDVTVSGEVMSLGRGELVALAPREVHAVRAAEASEMLLTVCRLPAAPKAD; encoded by the coding sequence ATGACTCAGGACGAACGACTGCGGCCGCATTCACACGAGCGGTTGGCGGTGAATGTGCAGCGATTTGATTTTGCCGCGGCAGCAGCGCAGCTCCGCGCCGAAGCGCACGCGTCGGTGTCCGGTCATCGTCAGGTCGCTTTGATTCGACGTGGCCCGCTCACGGTGATCTTGTTCGCATTCGAGGCGGACGGGTTCATCAAGGAGCACAGCACCGACGGCGAAGTGACGATTCAGGTGCTGGGCGGGCGTCTCGATGTCACGGTCAGTGGTGAGGTGATGTCGCTTGGACGCGGGGAACTCGTGGCGCTGGCACCGCGTGAGGTTCATGCCGTGCGCGCGGCCGAGGCCAGTGAGATGCTGCTCACGGTGTGTCGCCTGCCCGCCGCGCCCAAAGCCGACTGA
- a CDS encoding SDR family NAD(P)-dependent oxidoreductase: MTPPDDTRREPGSNTDSFLEDLRAASSLLERVVADRSLLVHVSAEERQRFLEAVGQVFHPDARARRSMVKATSKQRKLDAAKRDDSVLQETGIRELRRKPVFTTPNVYLLGDGAKGTSTDALRDDDAPEAIVPQHCYICKQKFTTIHHFYDQMCLPCGDFNFAKRTELVDLSGRTALLSGGRVKIGYQAGLKLLRCGARLLVTTRFPRDSAMRYAAEPDFDAWSDRLEIFGLDLRHTPSVEAFCRELTHTEARLDFIINNACQTVRRPPAFYTHMMDGEMAAASTLTKAARKILGTYEGLRGAQLLPDPDAGSSAAVVQSGTALHRVGLTHAAELSQVPLVPDDMLVAHQLFPAGKLDQDLQQIDLRERNSWRLLLDEVPSVELLEVQLVNAIAPFLINARLKPLMRRTENRDKHIVNVSAMEGQFYRNNKTTRHPHTNMAKAALNMMTRTSAADYQQDGIHMNSVDTGWVTDEDVAEIAARKVENHRFYPPLDIVDGAARIVDPIIAGVSSGEHVWGQFLKDYAPTDW; the protein is encoded by the coding sequence GTGACCCCTCCCGACGATACGCGCCGCGAACCCGGTAGCAACACCGATTCGTTCCTGGAGGACCTCCGCGCCGCATCCTCACTCCTCGAACGGGTGGTGGCCGATCGTTCGTTGCTGGTGCACGTGTCGGCCGAAGAACGGCAGCGCTTTCTCGAGGCCGTTGGGCAGGTGTTTCACCCCGACGCGCGCGCCCGGCGCTCGATGGTGAAGGCGACCAGCAAGCAGCGCAAGCTCGACGCGGCCAAGCGTGACGACAGTGTGCTGCAGGAAACCGGCATCCGGGAGCTGCGTCGCAAGCCGGTGTTCACGACACCCAACGTGTATCTGCTCGGTGACGGGGCCAAAGGCACCTCGACCGATGCGCTTCGCGACGACGACGCGCCCGAAGCGATCGTGCCGCAGCATTGCTACATCTGCAAGCAGAAATTTACCACGATCCATCACTTCTACGACCAGATGTGCCTGCCGTGCGGTGATTTCAACTTCGCCAAGCGCACGGAACTGGTGGACCTGAGCGGGCGTACGGCGCTGTTGTCGGGCGGCCGCGTGAAGATCGGCTACCAGGCAGGACTCAAGCTGCTGCGCTGCGGCGCGCGGTTATTGGTTACCACACGCTTTCCCCGCGACTCGGCCATGCGCTACGCCGCAGAGCCCGATTTCGACGCGTGGAGCGATCGCCTGGAGATCTTCGGGCTCGATTTGCGGCACACGCCGAGCGTGGAGGCGTTCTGTCGCGAACTCACGCACACGGAAGCGCGGCTCGATTTCATCATCAACAATGCCTGCCAAACCGTGCGCCGGCCGCCCGCGTTTTATACGCACATGATGGACGGTGAGATGGCGGCCGCCAGCACGCTGACGAAGGCTGCGCGCAAGATCCTCGGCACCTACGAAGGGCTTCGCGGTGCGCAGCTACTTCCCGATCCCGACGCGGGCAGCAGTGCCGCCGTCGTGCAGAGCGGCACCGCGCTGCATCGCGTGGGGCTCACGCACGCCGCTGAGCTGTCGCAGGTGCCGCTGGTGCCTGACGATATGCTGGTGGCGCATCAGCTCTTTCCGGCGGGAAAGCTCGATCAGGATTTGCAGCAGATCGATCTGCGCGAACGGAATTCCTGGCGGCTGCTGCTGGATGAAGTGCCGAGTGTCGAGCTGCTGGAGGTGCAACTAGTGAACGCGATTGCGCCGTTCCTGATCAACGCGCGACTGAAGCCGCTCATGCGGCGCACGGAAAATCGCGACAAGCACATCGTGAACGTGTCCGCGATGGAAGGCCAGTTCTACCGCAACAACAAGACGACGCGGCATCCGCACACCAACATGGCCAAGGCCGCGCTCAACATGATGACGCGCACGTCCGCCGCCGACTATCAACAGGACGGCATCCACATGAACAGCGTGGATACCGGCTGGGTGACCGACGAAGACGTAGCCGAAATCGCCGCGCGAAAAGTGGAGAACCATCGGTTTTATCCGCCGCTCGATATCGTGGATGGCGCGGCGCGGATCGTCGATCCGATCATCGCTGGTGTGTCGAGCGGCGAGCACGTGTGGGGCCAGTTCCTCAAGGACTACGCGCCGACCGACTGGTAG
- a CDS encoding serine hydrolase domain-containing protein encodes MRLSSVRALGTRLAFAYFMMLPAAGCRSSLGAQAMPTASSIDSLARTLMQRERVQGLALAVIDAGAVTHVAAFGRRSEAGAPLTTGTVMYGASLTKAAVAYLVMQLVDEGRLTLDAPVRTLLPKLLPEYPDYADLATDTRWGDITPRMILNHTTGFANFRWLEPDKRLRLHHAPGTRYGYSGEGFYILQLILEEGLGLDLTAAMQHRVFERFGMTHTSMQWRPDFQENLADGFRADGSIEPHDERSRASAAGSMDTSIEDQATLWAGIVRGDGLSAASRAELVRPQFPITSRHQFPTLDTTAGSEHAAAALSAGVGVVTFTSASGPAWFKGGHNDSTGNMVICLERQRRCVVLLANDVRAERIYPALVRGILGEISMPWSWEYDWLAR; translated from the coding sequence ATGCGCCTGTCATCCGTCCGTGCACTCGGCACCCGTCTCGCGTTCGCCTATTTCATGATGCTTCCTGCTGCCGGTTGCCGATCATCTCTCGGGGCTCAGGCGATGCCGACGGCGAGCTCGATCGATTCGCTCGCCCGCACGCTGATGCAGCGGGAGCGAGTGCAGGGACTTGCGCTCGCCGTCATCGATGCGGGGGCGGTCACGCACGTGGCGGCGTTTGGACGGCGTTCGGAGGCCGGTGCGCCACTGACCACGGGCACGGTGATGTACGGCGCCTCGTTGACCAAGGCGGCCGTGGCCTACCTCGTGATGCAGCTGGTGGACGAGGGACGTCTCACCCTTGATGCCCCGGTGCGGACACTGTTGCCGAAGCTTCTACCCGAATATCCCGACTACGCGGACCTCGCAACCGACACGCGCTGGGGTGACATCACGCCGCGCATGATCCTGAATCACACCACCGGCTTTGCGAACTTCCGGTGGTTGGAGCCCGACAAGCGCCTGCGCCTTCACCACGCGCCAGGAACGCGATACGGCTACTCCGGCGAGGGCTTTTATATCCTGCAGTTGATTCTTGAAGAGGGGCTCGGACTCGACTTGACGGCAGCGATGCAGCATCGCGTATTCGAGCGGTTCGGCATGACGCACACCAGCATGCAGTGGCGCCCAGACTTCCAGGAGAACCTTGCGGATGGGTTCCGCGCCGATGGGTCCATCGAGCCGCATGATGAACGCAGTCGCGCGAGCGCGGCTGGCTCGATGGATACCAGCATCGAGGATCAGGCGACGCTGTGGGCCGGCATTGTGCGTGGAGATGGACTGTCGGCCGCGTCACGCGCGGAGCTGGTTCGGCCGCAGTTCCCGATCACGTCACGCCATCAGTTCCCGACGCTTGATACCACGGCCGGGAGCGAGCATGCCGCGGCGGCGCTATCGGCGGGAGTCGGCGTCGTGACATTCACCAGCGCGAGCGGTCCGGCCTGGTTCAAGGGTGGGCACAACGATTCCACTGGCAATATGGTGATCTGCCTCGAGCGCCAGCGCCGATGCGTTGTGCTGCTCGCCAATGATGTACGGGCGGAGCGAATTTATCCGGCGCTGGTGCGCGGTATTCTCGGAGAGATTTCGATGCCGTGGTCATGGGAATACGATTGGCTCGCACGATGA
- a CDS encoding pyridoxamine 5'-phosphate oxidase family protein, translating to MNHHLVISVALSVVLAAAPAALWAQAAPAAPTPAALEAAARTIVRSVPYPTFITTDAKGHPQARTVQPMAPDSGWAVWFATNPRTRKVREIARHPHVVLHYFDPVTQSYVALAGRARVVRDRPTKDAHWNSAWSSFYPDRDTSVVLIVVQAERLEIVSAKLGVEGDKATWRPPTLRLRPARAVPARAVPARPPK from the coding sequence GTGAATCACCACCTCGTAATTTCCGTCGCGCTTTCCGTCGTGCTGGCCGCGGCACCCGCCGCGCTGTGGGCACAGGCCGCCCCCGCCGCCCCCACGCCCGCCGCGCTGGAGGCCGCCGCGCGGACGATCGTGCGCAGCGTACCGTACCCGACGTTCATCACGACCGATGCCAAGGGGCATCCGCAGGCGCGCACCGTGCAGCCGATGGCCCCCGATAGCGGCTGGGCGGTGTGGTTCGCGACCAATCCGCGCACCCGCAAGGTCAGGGAAATCGCCCGGCACCCGCACGTCGTGCTGCACTACTTCGATCCCGTCACGCAGAGCTATGTCGCCCTGGCCGGACGGGCGCGTGTCGTGCGCGATCGCCCCACCAAAGACGCCCATTGGAATTCGGCGTGGAGCAGCTTTTACCCCGATCGCGATACCAGCGTCGTGCTCATCGTCGTGCAGGCGGAGCGCCTGGAGATCGTGAGTGCCAAGCTCGGCGTGGAGGGCGACAAGGCCACGTGGCGGCCGCCTACGCTGCGCCTGCGGCCGGCGCGGGCAGTCCCGGCTCGGGCAGTCCCGGCGCGGCCTCCGAAGTAA
- a CDS encoding ankyrin repeat domain-containing protein, with amino-acid sequence MPIEASPSASPSALAAAFFVALREDQHERAKALLDAHPEIATFSAHTAAAVGNVEALRAFLAADHGAATTPTQPDGIEPIIFAATGQLKTMLGVSDSARADVVRVLLDAGAGANAFVQMPHDPRARISALYFACVSNNVPAARLLLERGADPNDGESVFHAAEHDHRDCLDLLLAHGANLSDAHAEWGNTPLYFLSAYSEPHARIDIVTRGMRWLLEHGADPNVPSLVTSRDQATGEQRPGVGEMPLHRLAVGRSVGAVRLFIEHRAVIDAPRADGRTPYALAVRTGNTEVADFLAASGADTARLDDNDRLLGACAVANEGEVRALLGANPDLIARLALADRQALHAAVDRNREASVGLMLRLGWPVTDEGEWGGTALHWAAWHGRPALVRLLLDHGAPVNVRDREYGSSPIAWASHGSMHSREGTDADYIAITNMLLEAGATRAEAFNRWDESPESMASPGVAVVLQRRGFTSEAAPGLPEPGLPAPAAGAA; translated from the coding sequence GTGCCCATCGAAGCATCACCATCGGCATCACCGTCCGCGTTGGCGGCGGCCTTCTTCGTCGCGCTGCGCGAGGATCAGCATGAGCGCGCGAAAGCGCTGCTCGACGCGCACCCCGAGATTGCGACGTTCAGCGCGCACACCGCGGCGGCGGTCGGCAATGTCGAGGCATTGCGTGCTTTCCTCGCCGCGGACCACGGTGCCGCCACGACGCCGACGCAGCCGGATGGTATCGAGCCGATCATCTTCGCGGCCACCGGCCAACTGAAAACGATGCTGGGCGTCTCTGACAGCGCGCGCGCCGACGTGGTGCGCGTATTGCTCGACGCCGGTGCCGGCGCCAATGCGTTTGTCCAGATGCCACACGATCCGAGGGCGCGCATTTCGGCGCTGTACTTCGCCTGCGTGTCGAACAATGTGCCGGCCGCCCGCCTGCTATTGGAGCGCGGAGCCGATCCCAACGATGGCGAAAGTGTGTTTCACGCCGCCGAGCATGATCACCGCGACTGCCTCGACCTGCTACTGGCCCACGGGGCAAACCTCAGTGACGCGCACGCCGAGTGGGGCAACACGCCGCTCTACTTCCTCTCGGCATACAGCGAACCGCATGCACGCATCGACATCGTCACGCGTGGCATGCGGTGGCTGCTCGAGCATGGTGCCGACCCCAATGTGCCCAGCCTCGTCACGTCGCGCGACCAGGCCACGGGCGAGCAGCGACCGGGCGTTGGCGAAATGCCGCTGCATCGACTTGCCGTGGGCCGCTCCGTTGGCGCCGTGCGTCTGTTCATCGAGCATCGTGCGGTGATTGACGCACCGCGTGCTGACGGTCGAACGCCGTACGCGCTGGCCGTACGCACGGGCAATACCGAGGTTGCCGACTTTTTGGCCGCCAGCGGCGCCGACACTGCGCGACTCGACGACAACGACCGCCTTCTCGGCGCCTGCGCGGTGGCCAATGAAGGCGAGGTCCGCGCGCTCCTCGGCGCCAACCCCGACCTGATCGCTCGTCTCGCCCTCGCCGACCGACAGGCATTGCACGCAGCGGTAGACCGCAACCGCGAAGCCAGCGTAGGCCTCATGCTGCGCCTCGGCTGGCCCGTAACCGACGAGGGCGAATGGGGCGGCACCGCGCTGCATTGGGCCGCTTGGCACGGTCGACCGGCGCTCGTGCGTCTACTGCTGGACCACGGGGCGCCCGTGAACGTGCGCGATCGTGAATACGGCAGTTCACCCATCGCCTGGGCCTCGCACGGTTCGATGCACTCGCGGGAAGGCACCGACGCCGACTACATCGCGATCACCAACATGCTGCTCGAGGCCGGTGCCACACGCGCGGAGGCGTTTAACCGGTGGGACGAGTCCCCTGAAAGCATGGCGAGTCCGGGGGTAGCCGTCGTGCTGCAGCGTCGCGGCTTTACTTCGGAGGCCGCGCCGGGACTGCCCGAGCCGGGACTGCCCGCGCCGGCCGCAGGCGCAGCGTAG
- a CDS encoding DUF2911 domain-containing protein: MKLLLPALALSALFSAPLASPLSAQAGARRAAPSTRAISEVSLTLVDTAAQRAAGKAAVMRIDYGQPHLRGRRINTDSLVPFGTVWRLGANGATLFTTDVDLTIGGKDVPKGRYIAQLLPVRTGWTLILQAETTGAASVNPTAYDAKKDVARIDLRQSAIATPLESLSIWLVPSTAPGAQRGELRIGWDTVMLTTEWVVR; encoded by the coding sequence ATGAAACTCCTGCTTCCGGCGCTCGCGCTGTCCGCGCTCTTCAGTGCGCCACTCGCGTCTCCGCTCTCCGCGCAAGCCGGTGCCCGTCGCGCCGCCCCCAGCACGCGCGCTATTTCCGAAGTGTCACTCACGCTGGTCGATACCGCGGCGCAACGCGCGGCCGGTAAGGCGGCCGTGATGCGCATCGATTACGGACAGCCGCACCTGCGCGGCCGTCGTATCAACACCGACAGCCTTGTGCCGTTCGGCACGGTGTGGCGTCTCGGTGCGAACGGCGCCACCCTGTTCACGACCGATGTTGATCTGACGATCGGTGGCAAGGATGTGCCGAAGGGACGTTACATCGCACAGCTGCTGCCCGTACGTACGGGCTGGACCTTGATCCTGCAGGCTGAGACTACGGGTGCGGCGTCGGTGAATCCAACGGCGTATGATGCGAAGAAAGACGTCGCGCGCATCGATCTGCGTCAGAGCGCGATCGCAACGCCGCTGGAGAGCCTGTCCATCTGGCTGGTGCCGTCGACCGCACCCGGTGCACAGCGCGGTGAGCTGCGCATCGGGTGGGACACGGTCATGCTGACCACCGAGTGGGTGGTGCGGTAA
- a CDS encoding cytochrome c, producing the protein MAPRDLVGRARGRLARFSALAGVALVCIATARYREPLIAQDTAPTFTKDVAPILYKNCTTCHRPGGLGPFSLVDYDSAKANVDDIRDAVRSGFMPPWHAEGPHGTFSNDRRLSDLEKSTVMRWIDAGAKKGDEKKAPAKPIYATGWEIGTPDAIVTMPEDFTVPASGTVEYQYFEIPTNFTEDKWVSAIEFMPGAREVVHHVLVYAKVPANPNAAPAAPRPAGTPAPRPLFVRKPQYDSPEDPPRQDLRHGPPRQLGVLIGSTAPGTNVMTLPAGTALRVRAGTVLTFQMHYTAHGHEMKDRTSVGFRFAPGMPDEEMRMGAYINGAFTLPAGQKDIAVTADLEPTEPIKLWGLLPHTHLRGTRWKYTLEKPDGTSQLVLDVPRYDFNWQTYYFFKNPIDIPAGGKLVSTAWYDNSATNKHNPDANKDVKWGDQTWEEMQYTGYMYTVPSRRLKPASK; encoded by the coding sequence ATGGCACCACGTGATCTCGTTGGCCGCGCCCGCGGCCGTCTCGCCCGTTTCAGCGCGCTGGCGGGCGTGGCCCTCGTCTGCATCGCCACCGCACGCTATCGCGAGCCCCTGATCGCGCAGGACACGGCCCCTACGTTCACCAAAGACGTGGCCCCGATCCTGTACAAGAACTGCACGACCTGCCATCGCCCCGGCGGACTCGGTCCGTTTTCGCTCGTGGACTACGACAGCGCCAAGGCGAATGTCGACGACATTCGCGACGCCGTGCGGTCGGGCTTCATGCCGCCGTGGCACGCCGAAGGACCACACGGCACGTTCAGCAACGATCGCCGGTTGTCCGACCTCGAGAAGTCGACGGTGATGCGTTGGATCGACGCCGGTGCGAAGAAGGGCGACGAGAAGAAGGCGCCGGCGAAGCCGATCTACGCCACCGGATGGGAAATCGGCACCCCCGACGCGATCGTCACGATGCCGGAGGATTTTACCGTGCCGGCGTCAGGCACCGTCGAGTACCAGTACTTCGAGATCCCCACCAACTTCACCGAAGACAAGTGGGTGTCGGCGATCGAGTTCATGCCGGGCGCCCGCGAAGTCGTGCACCACGTGCTGGTGTACGCGAAGGTGCCGGCGAATCCGAACGCAGCTCCCGCGGCGCCGCGTCCGGCGGGTACGCCGGCACCGCGCCCGCTCTTCGTGCGGAAGCCGCAGTACGATTCGCCGGAGGATCCGCCGCGCCAGGATTTGCGTCACGGCCCGCCGCGCCAGCTGGGAGTGCTCATCGGCAGCACGGCACCCGGCACGAATGTCATGACGCTCCCTGCCGGCACCGCGCTACGCGTGCGCGCCGGCACCGTGCTCACGTTCCAGATGCACTACACCGCGCACGGACACGAGATGAAGGATCGCACCAGCGTCGGCTTCCGCTTTGCCCCGGGAATGCCGGACGAGGAGATGCGCATGGGCGCGTACATCAACGGCGCCTTCACGCTACCTGCCGGCCAGAAGGACATCGCCGTCACGGCCGACCTCGAGCCCACGGAACCGATCAAGCTCTGGGGGCTGCTGCCGCACACGCATCTGCGAGGTACGAGATGGAAGTACACGCTCGAAAAGCCGGACGGCACATCGCAGCTTGTGCTGGATGTGCCGCGTTACGACTTCAACTGGCAGACGTACTACTTCTTCAAGAACCCCATCGACATCCCGGCCGGCGGCAAGCTCGTTTCGACAGCGTGGTACGACAACTCCGCCACGAATAAGCACAATCCTGACGCCAACAAAGATGTGAAGTGGGGCGATCAGACGTGGGAAGAGATGCAGTACACCGGCTACATGTACACCGTGCCCAGCCGACGTCTGAAGCCCGCGTCGAAGTAA
- a CDS encoding sialidase family protein yields the protein MRALRTVHVTLMGAVLLSSTALSAQSPIATLAVAERTGANPTVAAHGVFVAVAFSAATISSMDIFVATSTNGGTTFGLPVQVNRVAGEARVSGEEPPRVALVPRRGTTPEIVIVWTAKAGTTWKLLSARSLDGGRTFSASTPVPGSDREGSRGWQSVAVDATGRISVLWLDHRDLIAADAAHQHSTAAASGSTGATAAPMAMPKGDPTERAALSQLMFISLGSTRALSVARSVCYCCKTAMAVSGDAVYAAWRHVYPSGERDIAFTLSTNRGRTFATPVRVSDDHWKLDGCPDNGPALAIDATKRAHVVWPTASEGRNATAKDAMALSIYYAVSRDGKAFSARTRVPTRGPASHPQIVMLPNGTSLVAWDEVVDGTRRLGLARATVSASGAVSFTPVAAPDAGPGQWYPSLAASSGGAVITWVRQLERGSTVAVAVVR from the coding sequence ATGCGCGCGCTTCGAACCGTTCACGTCACCCTGATGGGTGCGGTACTGCTCTCCAGCACCGCGTTGTCGGCGCAGTCGCCCATCGCGACGCTCGCGGTTGCCGAACGCACCGGCGCCAACCCCACGGTTGCCGCCCACGGGGTGTTCGTGGCCGTCGCGTTTTCGGCCGCGACGATTTCATCAATGGACATCTTCGTCGCCACCAGCACCAATGGTGGCACGACCTTCGGCCTGCCCGTGCAAGTGAATCGCGTGGCCGGCGAAGCGCGGGTAAGCGGAGAAGAGCCGCCGCGGGTGGCGCTGGTGCCGCGTCGTGGTACCACGCCAGAGATTGTGATCGTGTGGACCGCGAAGGCCGGCACGACGTGGAAGCTGCTCAGTGCGCGGTCGCTCGACGGCGGCCGCACGTTCTCGGCGAGTACGCCCGTGCCCGGCAGCGACCGCGAGGGCTCGCGCGGCTGGCAGTCGGTGGCCGTAGACGCCACCGGTCGCATTTCGGTGCTGTGGCTCGACCATCGCGACCTCATCGCGGCCGATGCCGCGCATCAGCATAGCACGGCCGCAGCGAGTGGCTCGACTGGTGCGACCGCGGCGCCGATGGCGATGCCCAAGGGCGATCCCACCGAGCGCGCGGCGCTTTCGCAGCTCATGTTCATCTCGTTGGGAAGCACCCGTGCGCTCTCCGTTGCCCGCAGCGTGTGCTATTGCTGCAAGACGGCGATGGCCGTGTCGGGCGATGCCGTGTACGCGGCATGGCGTCACGTATATCCGAGTGGTGAGCGCGACATCGCGTTTACCCTGTCGACCAATCGTGGTCGTACCTTCGCGACCCCAGTGCGGGTGAGCGACGATCACTGGAAGCTCGATGGCTGCCCCGACAACGGACCCGCGCTCGCCATCGACGCCACCAAGCGTGCACATGTGGTGTGGCCCACGGCCAGCGAGGGCAGGAACGCCACGGCGAAGGACGCGATGGCATTGTCGATCTACTACGCCGTGTCACGCGACGGCAAGGCGTTCAGTGCGCGCACGCGCGTGCCCACGCGCGGACCGGCGTCGCACCCGCAAATCGTGATGCTGCCCAACGGCACATCGCTGGTGGCGTGGGATGAGGTGGTCGACGGCACCCGCCGTCTGGGACTCGCCCGCGCGACAGTAAGCGCGAGTGGCGCTGTCAGCTTCACGCCGGTGGCCGCCCCCGACGCCGGACCGGGGCAGTGGTATCCGTCGCTGGCCGCGTCGTCGGGCGGTGCCGTGATCACGTGGGTGCGTCAGCTTGAGAGGGGGAGTACGGTGGCGGTAGCGGTGGTGCGCTGA
- a CDS encoding TlpA disulfide reductase family protein: MTSFVRAGLFALLAGVSLSACERSATPRAPALGAPAPAFTAMTLEGEPVALASLSGSVVVLNVWATWCIPCREEIPQLEALHREYGAQGLKTIGVSIDAAGMGGDVRDFATEQGMTYPIWLDPDHQFSLKFLTVGVPETFVIDRAGVIRFRMIGAFRRGDTTLAAAVRRALAS, encoded by the coding sequence ATGACGAGCTTCGTACGCGCGGGACTGTTTGCGCTCTTGGCCGGTGTATCGCTCTCGGCGTGCGAACGCAGTGCCACCCCGAGGGCGCCCGCACTCGGCGCCCCGGCGCCGGCCTTCACCGCGATGACGCTGGAGGGCGAGCCGGTTGCCCTGGCCTCGCTCTCCGGCAGCGTCGTGGTGCTAAACGTGTGGGCCACGTGGTGCATTCCCTGTCGGGAGGAGATCCCACAACTGGAAGCGCTGCATCGCGAGTACGGCGCGCAGGGACTTAAGACGATCGGCGTGAGTATCGACGCCGCCGGCATGGGTGGCGACGTGCGCGACTTCGCCACGGAACAGGGGATGACCTACCCGATCTGGCTCGATCCGGACCATCAGTTCTCCCTCAAGTTTCTCACCGTCGGCGTGCCGGAGACGTTCGTGATCGATCGCGCCGGTGTGATTCGCTTTCGCATGATCGGCGCGTTCCGACGTGGCGATACGACTCTGGCCGCCGCCGTAAGGCGCGCGTTGGCGTCGTAG